The sequence TTTTTATCGGAGCACTCATTGCGTCCGCCACGTCTAAAACCTTCAAATTGCAGGCCGTACCGCCCATGTGGGAAAGACGGTTCGGGCCAAGCCGTCCCAAGCGGGCAATGGTCGCCTTTGTCGGCGGCGCAATCGCCATGTACGGCGCCCGCCTGGCCGACGGGTGACCGAGCGGCCATGGACTGAGCGGGTCGCTTCAGTTAGCCGTCAGCGGGTATATCGCGTTAATCTGTTTTTTCATAGGTGGGATCATTGTCGCCATGGCGCTGTACAGGGGAGGTGAGAAATCATGAACGAACTCATTTACGGCCTGGTGACGGGCGTCATTTTCGGTTTTCTCCTCCAGCAGGCACGGGTAATCCGGTACGACAAACAACTTGGCGCGCTTCGCCTGATAGACATGACAATCGTGAAATTCATGATCAGCTCTATCCTGGTCGCTATGGTCGGCGTGTACCTGTTGAAGGATCTGGGACTGGTCAAATTATCCATCAAATCCACTATTTTAGGCGGAAACATTCTCGGCGGACTCATCTTTGGTCTAGGCTGGGGGCTTCTGGGGTACTGCCCGGGAACGCAACTGGGCGCCTTGGGAGAGGGACGCTGGGATGCACTCTGGGGCCTTTTTGGGATGCTTCTCGGCGCGGCCCTTTTTGCGGAAAGTTATTCGTTCCTCAAGTCGACGGTCCTGACTTGGGGGGATCTCGGGAAAATCACCATCCCGGAAATTTTGGGAATCAACCACTGGATTGTCATCGTCGTTTTCATTGTAGCGGGACTGGCCCTG is a genomic window of Deltaproteobacteria bacterium containing:
- a CDS encoding YeeE/YedE family protein, which translates into the protein MIEKKGWSPYLAGALTGLLIVFSVWFTGKYVGASTTFVRSAGFIERVFDAERVAQLPYFIKEAPKVDWQFMFVIGIFIGALIASATSKTFKLQAVPPMWERRFGPSRPKRAMVAFVGGAIAMYGARLADGUPSGHGLSGSLQLAVSGYIALICFFIGGIIVAMALYRGGEKS
- a CDS encoding YeeE/YedE family protein, with translation MNELIYGLVTGVIFGFLLQQARVIRYDKQLGALRLIDMTIVKFMISSILVAMVGVYLLKDLGLVKLSIKSTILGGNILGGLIFGLGWGLLGYCPGTQLGALGEGRWDALWGLFGMLLGAALFAESYSFLKSTVLTWGDLGKITIPEILGINHWIVIVVFIVAGLALFRWFEKMKL